DNA from Rhodococcus antarcticus:
CTCCGGGTGTGCGCTCAGGGCCATGGCGCCGCCATAGGTCCGCGCCAGGCGCCCCCCGGCGGTCAAGGTGGCCAGGTCCCGGCGGATGGTCGAGGCCGTTACGTCGAACTCCTCGGCGAGGTCCTCGACCGAGGCAAGTCCGCTCGTCGTCGCGAGACGGACGATCTGCTCGCGTCGGTGACGCGAACGCAGCTGCCGGGAGGTGCCGGGCTCGTTGGGCATCAGCTGTTCCTCTCACGTGGAGCGGAGCTGCGGTGGGTCATACGCTCGGCGGCGGGGACATCTGCGCGGCCTGGCGGAGGGCCTCGACCATGCTCCCGATCTGAACGGTCCCTGTCCCGGCGATGTCGAAGGCCGTGCCGTGGTCGACTGAGGTGCGGATGACCGGCAGACCGACGGTGATGTTGACCCCCGACTCGATGCCAAGGATCTTGACCGGGCCGTGGCCTTGGTCGTGGTACATCGCCACGATGAGGTCATAGTCGCCCCGGCCGGCGACGAAGAACGCGGTGTCAGCCGGTATGGGTCCACGTGCGTCGATGCCGTCGGCCTGGAGTCGCTCGATGGCCGGGACGATCTTCTCTTCCTCCTCGCCGTAACCGAAGAGCCCGTTCTCCCCGGCATGGGGGTTGATGCCGCAGACCCCGATGCGAGGTTCGGGAACCCCGGCCCGCAGCAGTGCCTCGTGCCCCCGGCGCACCGTGCGCTCGACTAGCCCGGGCTCGATCTTGGCTACCGCGTCGATGAGGCCGATGTGTGTGGTGACGTGGATGACCCGAATCTTGGGCGAGCTCAGCATCATCGACACCTCCCCGATGCCACAGAAGTGGGCGAGGAGCTCGGTGTGCCCGGGGTAGAGGTGTCCGGCCGCGTGGAGTGCTTCCTTGTTCAGCGGGGCGGTGCAGATGCCCTGGACCCGTCCGGCCATGGCGAGCTCAGCGGCCACCCGCACGTACTCGTAGGCGGCGTGGCCGGCGATGGCCGACATTTGTCCGAAAGGCAGGTCGGCGGGCAGCAGTCCCAGGTCGATGACGTTGATACGGCCGGGGGTGAAGACCGCGGCCTCGGGGGTGGCGACGACAACGATCTCCGGGTGCAGCCCGAGCGCAGTCGCAGCGACCTGCAGTCGCACGGCGTCGCCGATTACGACGGGGCGACACCGCTCGTGGGCCGTCGGGTCGAGCAGTGCCCCGACGATCACCTCCGGCCCCACCCCGGCGCCGTCGCCCATGGTGACGGCGATCCACGGACGGTTGTCTTGTGTGGTCGACGTGGGAGGGGGGGTGGAGGTGGTCATGACGTGGTGCCTTTCGTGAGGTCGCGGCCAGATAAGGGGGTAGGTGTCGTGGGTACGGGGTGAGGTTCGCCGCCGGTGGGGCGCAGCGCAGCGAGGATCGACACGAGCGAGTCGGGGCCACCGAAGCTGCCAGGCCGGGTGACGACGGTGCGGCCGTCATCGGTGGTGGAGATGACGGCGCCGTGGTGCACCGAGCCCGTCGGGGTGAGGGTGCGAACCCCCAGTGCATCCAGCACCCGACGCGCGGTCTCGCCGCCGGTCAGCACGAGGTCGACCGGGCGGCCGACCTCCCGCAGCGCGGTGGCGACCAGGGTGGCCAGCCTTGCGACCAGGGCCCGGGAGACAGCGCCGTCCACCTCCGCCTCCACGGGTGGCACCCGGAGGATGAGCGCACCCACCGCGAGGCCCGCGATGATGGCGTCGACCCACTCGAGACCGCCGGTGCCGGCGAGCATCGTTGCCACCGGGAGGACCAGCTCGGGGATACCCGCGGCGACCAGGTGTGCCACCTGAACCGCGGCCACGGCCTCCGCCGTACCGACCACGATCAACGGCCCGTCGACCGGCAAGGGGCCGGCAGATCGCACGGCCACACCCGAGGGGGTGTCGTTCCCCAGTGAGCGCCCGATGGCGGCGGCGAGTCCACCTGCGCCGGCCAGCGCAACACCCGGGACGCATGCGGTGGCG
Protein-coding regions in this window:
- a CDS encoding four-carbon acid sugar kinase family protein is translated as MVTPTGIDMLALADDLSGAAEITVLLGAARADAQVVLGGHHPVELRARICVVDLDSRHLPPEVVADRIHSVVSQARSARIFLKLDSLLRGPVAAAVDAVRPVVVASALPVLQRVVIDGVPTAAGLPLSAVGAWAVEGRGAPSSLAEALHPLSVTVVPLSVVRSDHLVEELQSVIAGGRVPVCDGVSDADLDRVARATACVPGVALAGAGGLAAAIGRSLGNDTPSGVAVRSAGPLPVDGPLIVVGTAEAVAAVQVAHLVAAGIPELVLPVATMLAGTGGLEWVDAIIAGLAVGALILRVPPVEAEVDGAVSRALVARLATLVATALREVGRPVDLVLTGGETARRVLDALGVRTLTPTGSVHHGAVISTTDDGRTVVTRPGSFGGPDSLVSILAALRPTGGEPHPVPTTPTPLSGRDLTKGTTS
- the pdxA gene encoding 4-hydroxythreonine-4-phosphate dehydrogenase PdxA; the protein is MTTSTPPPTSTTQDNRPWIAVTMGDGAGVGPEVIVGALLDPTAHERCRPVVIGDAVRLQVAATALGLHPEIVVVATPEAAVFTPGRINVIDLGLLPADLPFGQMSAIAGHAAYEYVRVAAELAMAGRVQGICTAPLNKEALHAAGHLYPGHTELLAHFCGIGEVSMMLSSPKIRVIHVTTHIGLIDAVAKIEPGLVERTVRRGHEALLRAGVPEPRIGVCGINPHAGENGLFGYGEEEEKIVPAIERLQADGIDARGPIPADTAFFVAGRGDYDLIVAMYHDQGHGPVKILGIESGVNITVGLPVIRTSVDHGTAFDIAGTGTVQIGSMVEALRQAAQMSPPPSV